One Kitasatospora sp. MAP12-44 DNA segment encodes these proteins:
- a CDS encoding class I SAM-dependent methyltransferase, with translation MSALSSLTSTLTSSKHRKAVRRVAAGTAVAAAVGAWWAFDSAPYPYAQHWLLDLPLPFLSLRRLDGMLQSKPGERILEIGPGTGLQSLHVAPQLGATGRLDIVDIQQPMLDHVMRRAAEQGIAAIHPTLADAHLLPFEDATFDAAYLVTALGEIPDPTATLRELRRVLKPSGRLVVGEFMDRHQIRPARLIGHAEEAGLRVGKLIGPPFAYYARLRPYVQAIPDLTADSLQPATAGHLRLS, from the coding sequence ATGAGCGCCCTCTCGTCCTTGACCTCGACCCTGACCTCGTCCAAGCACCGCAAGGCCGTCCGCCGGGTCGCGGCCGGGACGGCGGTCGCGGCCGCCGTCGGCGCCTGGTGGGCCTTCGACTCCGCGCCCTACCCGTACGCGCAGCACTGGCTGCTCGACCTGCCGCTGCCCTTCCTCTCGCTGCGCCGCCTGGACGGCATGCTGCAGAGCAAGCCCGGCGAGCGGATCCTGGAGATCGGCCCCGGCACCGGGCTGCAGTCCCTGCACGTCGCCCCGCAACTGGGCGCCACCGGGCGGCTGGACATCGTGGACATCCAGCAGCCGATGCTCGACCACGTGATGCGCCGGGCCGCCGAGCAGGGCATCGCCGCCATCCACCCGACCCTCGCCGACGCCCACCTGCTGCCCTTCGAGGACGCCACCTTCGACGCCGCCTACCTGGTCACCGCCCTCGGCGAGATCCCGGACCCGACGGCTACCCTGCGTGAGCTGCGCCGGGTGCTGAAGCCGAGCGGGCGGCTGGTCGTCGGCGAGTTCATGGACCGCCACCAGATCCGGCCCGCCCGGCTGATCGGCCACGCGGAGGAGGCGGGGCTGCGGGTCGGCAAGCTGATCGGCCCGCCGTTCGCCTACTACGCCCGGCTGCGCCCGTACGTGCAGGCCATCCCCGACCTCACCGCCGACTCCCTCCAGCCGGCCACGGCGGGCCACCTGCGGCTCAGCTGA
- a CDS encoding cysteine hydrolase family protein has product MKKKSALIVIDVQESFRRLENWAAVSNPDIVARVNRLVAAARARGELVVWVLHADHGSGTAFDPALGHVRLIEGLEPAEGEPVVTKTAHNAFTTTNLQQLLTERGIGEVVVCGIRTEQCCETTTRVASDFGYQVTFVTDATATHPIEHWQAPAGRSLAEILADPRTLGTDEIIARTEYALAGRFARIATVEELTGS; this is encoded by the coding sequence ATGAAGAAGAAGAGCGCACTGATTGTCATCGACGTCCAGGAGTCCTTCCGCCGGCTGGAGAACTGGGCGGCCGTCTCCAACCCCGACATCGTCGCCCGGGTGAACCGTCTGGTGGCCGCCGCCCGGGCGCGCGGCGAGCTGGTCGTCTGGGTGCTGCACGCCGACCACGGCAGCGGCACGGCCTTCGACCCCGCGCTCGGGCACGTCCGGCTGATCGAGGGGCTGGAGCCGGCCGAGGGCGAGCCCGTCGTCACCAAGACCGCGCACAACGCGTTCACCACCACCAACCTGCAGCAGCTGCTCACCGAGCGCGGCATCGGCGAGGTGGTGGTCTGCGGCATCCGCACCGAGCAGTGCTGCGAGACCACCACGCGGGTCGCGTCCGACTTCGGCTACCAGGTCACCTTCGTCACCGACGCGACCGCCACCCACCCCATCGAGCACTGGCAGGCGCCGGCCGGCCGCAGCCTGGCGGAGATCCTGGCCGACCCGCGTACCCTGGGCACGGACGAGATCATCGCCCGCACCGAGTACGCGCTGGCGGGCCGTTTCGCTCGGATCGCCACCGTGGAGGAGCTGACCGGATCGTGA
- a CDS encoding LuxR C-terminal-related transcriptional regulator — protein MSFRLDLLGLDTDAAAVYQEMLRDTDAGIAQITQVLGWEEPRVRQALGELEELQLVRPSWQVPGELRAVEPEVGLVALLSHQEAELRKQQEAIEASRLVVRHVVAEYTQYTRSQQELSVEVLTGLDAIRLRIQTLVANCESELMALVPGGAQSPVNMENSRPTDKELLGRGVKMRSIYLESVANDAATVEYARWLTELGAQVRTAPTLPPRMAIYDRRVAMVPVDPDAPGAGAMLVRSPGMVSALCALFDHVWAGSLPLGRRPEPSEHGLTTQEQAVLTLLARGYADEAVGRRLGVSVRTGRRITASLMARLEAGSRFQAGAVAALRGWIDLDTLA, from the coding sequence GTGTCCTTCAGACTCGACTTGCTGGGGCTCGACACGGACGCGGCAGCCGTCTACCAGGAGATGCTCAGAGACACCGACGCGGGCATCGCGCAGATCACCCAGGTGCTCGGCTGGGAGGAACCACGGGTCCGTCAGGCACTCGGCGAGCTGGAGGAGTTGCAGCTGGTACGGCCGTCCTGGCAGGTCCCCGGCGAACTGCGCGCGGTGGAGCCCGAGGTCGGGTTGGTGGCGCTGCTCTCCCATCAGGAGGCCGAGCTGCGAAAACAGCAGGAGGCCATCGAGGCCAGCCGGCTGGTGGTGCGGCACGTGGTCGCCGAGTACACCCAGTACACCCGCTCCCAGCAGGAGCTGAGCGTCGAGGTGCTGACCGGGCTGGACGCGATCCGGCTCAGGATCCAGACACTGGTGGCCAACTGCGAGAGCGAGCTGATGGCCCTGGTGCCGGGCGGCGCGCAGTCGCCGGTCAACATGGAGAACAGCCGGCCCACCGACAAGGAGTTGCTGGGACGCGGCGTGAAGATGCGCTCGATCTACCTGGAGAGCGTCGCCAACGACGCCGCGACGGTCGAGTACGCGCGCTGGCTCACCGAACTCGGCGCCCAGGTCCGCACCGCGCCCACCCTGCCGCCCCGGATGGCGATCTACGACCGCCGGGTGGCCATGGTGCCGGTGGACCCGGATGCGCCCGGCGCCGGCGCCATGCTGGTGCGCAGCCCCGGCATGGTGAGCGCGCTCTGCGCGCTGTTCGACCACGTCTGGGCCGGGTCGCTGCCGCTGGGCCGGCGCCCGGAGCCCAGCGAGCACGGGCTGACCACCCAGGAGCAGGCGGTGCTGACGCTGCTCGCCCGCGGCTACGCCGACGAGGCGGTCGGCCGGCGCCTGGGCGTCTCCGTCCGTACCGGGCGCCGCATCACGGCCAGCCTGATGGCCCGCCTGGAGGCGGGGAGCCGGTTCCAGGCGGGCGCGGTGGCCGCTTTACGCGGGTGGATCGATCTGGACACGCTCGCCTGA
- a CDS encoding DJ-1/PfpI family protein, with product MTRVVFLLVPQVHLLDLAGPAQVFSTAAGLGHGYQLDYVAEREDVPTAQGVVLRARTQWPELTAQDLLVVPGWSSPALHTHGALERATLERLAAHHAAGGTVASICAGADALGRAGLLDGRRCTTHHDLQDELARRYPRAGVVRDVLYVVDDRVVSSAGIASGIDLALHLVAVRHGPGTAARVARSMVVYARRNGDEQQTSAMLRHRAHLSDAVHRVQDLIDARFTSRLALPDLAATAGVSERTLTRHFTEATGLTPLRYQQELRIERAEHLITQGATIEASARAVGFQDARMLRRLRAR from the coding sequence GTGACCCGTGTGGTCTTCCTGCTGGTCCCGCAGGTGCACCTGCTGGACCTCGCCGGGCCGGCCCAGGTCTTCTCGACGGCGGCCGGACTCGGCCACGGCTACCAACTCGACTACGTGGCCGAGCGGGAGGACGTCCCGACCGCCCAGGGCGTGGTGCTGCGGGCCCGCACCCAGTGGCCGGAGCTGACGGCGCAGGACCTGCTCGTCGTCCCCGGCTGGAGCTCGCCGGCCCTGCACACCCACGGCGCGCTGGAGCGGGCGACGCTGGAGCGGCTGGCGGCGCACCACGCGGCGGGCGGCACGGTGGCCAGCATCTGCGCGGGAGCGGACGCCCTGGGCCGGGCCGGGCTGCTGGACGGCCGCCGCTGCACCACCCACCACGACCTGCAGGACGAGCTCGCCCGCCGCTACCCCCGGGCCGGCGTGGTGCGCGACGTGCTCTATGTGGTCGACGACCGGGTGGTCAGCTCGGCCGGCATCGCCAGCGGCATCGACCTGGCCCTGCACCTGGTCGCCGTCCGGCACGGCCCGGGCACCGCCGCCCGGGTCGCCCGGTCGATGGTCGTCTACGCCCGCCGCAACGGCGACGAGCAGCAGACCAGCGCGATGCTGCGCCACCGCGCCCACCTCAGCGACGCCGTCCACCGGGTCCAGGACCTGATCGACGCCCGGTTCACCAGCCGCCTCGCGCTGCCCGACCTCGCCGCGACCGCCGGCGTCAGCGAACGGACCCTCACCCGCCACTTCACCGAGGCCACCGGCCTGACACCGCTGCGCTACCAGCAGGAACTGCGCATCGAGCGCGCCGAACACCTCATCACCCAGGGCGCGACCATCGAGGCCAGCGCCCGCGCCGTCGGCTTCCAGGACGCCCGCATGCTCCGCCGCCTTCGCGCGAGGTAG
- a CDS encoding acyl carrier protein, with protein sequence MATPTTTPTTSSEPMSTEEIRDWLLGRVAFYLQRPAEEIDSTVKLAEYGLDSLYALTLCGDIEDEFDIPVVPTLAWDHPTVDAIAELVHQQVAELHQGDAADQTDQADPR encoded by the coding sequence ATGGCTACCCCCACCACCACCCCCACCACCTCGTCCGAGCCGATGAGCACCGAGGAGATTCGCGACTGGCTGCTCGGCAGAGTCGCCTTCTACCTCCAGCGCCCGGCCGAGGAGATCGACAGCACCGTCAAGCTGGCCGAGTACGGCCTGGACTCGCTCTACGCGCTGACCCTGTGCGGCGACATCGAGGACGAGTTCGACATCCCGGTCGTCCCCACGCTGGCCTGGGACCACCCGACCGTGGACGCGATCGCCGAGCTGGTCCACCAGCAGGTCGCCGAGCTGCACCAGGGCGACGCGGCGGACCAGACGGATCAGGCCGACCCGCGGTGA